The Vibrio ishigakensis genome has a window encoding:
- a CDS encoding bifunctional 4-hydroxy-2-oxoglutarate aldolase/2-dehydro-3-deoxy-phosphogluconate aldolase: protein MTTLNDKLASLKVIPVIAINRVEDAIPLGRALVENGMPCAEITLRTECAIEAIRVMRKEFPDMLIGSGTVLTNEQVDASIDAGVDFIVSPGFNPRTVQYCLDKGVAIVPGVNNPSLVEQAMEMGLRTLKFFPAEPSGGVPMLKALTAVYPVNFMPTGGVSLKNVDEYLNIPAVLACGGTWMVPTKLMDEGKWDELGALVRDAVNHVA, encoded by the coding sequence ATGACAACTCTAAACGATAAACTAGCTAGCCTAAAAGTTATCCCAGTAATCGCTATCAACCGTGTTGAAGATGCAATTCCTCTAGGCCGTGCTCTAGTTGAAAACGGCATGCCATGTGCTGAAATCACTCTACGTACTGAGTGTGCAATCGAAGCTATCCGCGTTATGCGTAAAGAATTCCCAGACATGCTAATCGGTTCTGGTACTGTTCTAACTAACGAGCAAGTTGATGCTTCTATCGACGCTGGCGTTGACTTCATCGTAAGCCCAGGCTTCAACCCACGTACGGTTCAGTACTGCCTAGACAAAGGCGTTGCTATCGTACCTGGCGTTAACAACCCAAGCCTAGTTGAGCAAGCAATGGAAATGGGTCTACGTACTCTTAAATTCTTCCCAGCTGAGCCTTCAGGTGGTGTTCCAATGCTCAAAGCTCTAACTGCAGTTTACCCAGTAAACTTCATGCCTACTGGCGGTGTTAGCCTTAAGAACGTTGACGAGTACCTAAACATCCCAGCAGTTCTTGCTTGTGGTGGTACTTGGATGGTTCCAACTAAGCTAATGGACGAAGGTAAGTGGGACGAGCTAGGTGCACTAGT